Part of the Phragmites australis chromosome 23, lpPhrAust1.1, whole genome shotgun sequence genome is shown below.
TTGGTGGTGAGGTCTTCATATGGGACCTTGATGCTGCTCTTGCTCCTGTAGCCAAATCTGTAGATGCAAAAGAGGATGAGGTTCCTAATGGGAACTCTGGACCTGCTTTGACAATGTTGTGCAATGTTAATTCTAGTAGCAACATTTCTTCCTCCAACGGACAATCACATGGGTACAGTCCAATTACCGCCAAAGGTCACAAAGATTCAGTTTATGCACTGGCTATGAATGATACAGGAACCCTTCTTGTCTCTGGTGGCACTGAAAAGGTATTGCACTTTTCATCTTTGAGAAGCATGGGGTTTTTCCTTGTGATCTGGAGACCAGATAAACCGTCAGTTTCTGTAGACTTTTGCTAAAAGACCTCTTTTAGAATGTTTTCTTATATTAATTGGTTTTATGTAGGTCGTCCGTGTTTGGGATCCCAGGACAGGTTCGAAAAACATGAAATTGAGAGGGCACACTGACAATATCAGGGCTTTACTTCTTGATTCTACAGGAAGGTTAGTGTCTAGGGATCATGAAATGAGCttttttagattcatctaatcTATACTGTTCCAGTTCCTTGACAGCATCACTTGAAAATTGCATTTCACCTTTCCTATTTCACCACACACTTCACTGTCACCAAACCTATTGCTCACTGTTTGCCATAGTAATGTATCAGTGATTTTTCAGTTTCCCGAAGTTACTTTTTTCATCTGGTTGCAATTAGTACACATAAGTTTACATCTGTTGCAATAACAAGAGATTTGTGTATCCTGGTCTGCTATGCTTATACTTGGATTACCAAGTTACTGTTCACTGTTAAAGATTTTGGCCTTCTATTACATTGTTCGTCCAGAAACATTCTTTTGTGTCGGTCAGCACTCTTCACCAACTGTTTAATTTCATCAGTCAAGTCATCAGTAGTTCAAATCAGGGATTTAACTGTTAAGATTATTGATTAGTGTTAATTTGACATTAATTGGCAGTCATTGTTCCAGTTACCATCCTAGTCAGGGTATTGTGCCATGTAACTGTAAGTGAGTTGATGACATGGAAATGGCTTATGTGACACAAGAAATGACTGGGATGGTGATGCCATAGTGGTGGGCCTGGAGGCACCTGATTTGTCTCATTTAACTGGAATACGTTATTGTGGATTAAgttgttattttttatgaattaaATTGCTGATTTTGGTTATATTAACTACCAAAAAGCTGGTTTTAGTAAACAAAaagcgctctctctctctcgctctctctcggGTGGAGGCTAGGGGTACCATTTGAAACTGTTTAAATCCTGTCTGTTTTCATTGAACCACTTGCTAATCCTTTTTGTAACATTGTTTTCAGGTATTGCCTATCAGGATCATCTGATTCGATGATAAGGTAAATACACAGCAACAttcctgctctctctctctctctctcacacacacacacacatatttcTGACATAGAGGCCGTGAGTAGTTTTTGACATCTTAGATGCATATCTCTATATACTTTGCAGACTATGGGATCTAGGACAGCAGCGTTGTGTTCATTCTTATGCTGTGCATACTGATTCAGTTTGGGCACTTGCAAGCACACCTTCATTTGCTCATGTGTATAGTGGTGGAAGAGATCAATCTGTGAGTAAAATAATCTCTCATGCATTGAGTAGTCACTTTACTTCTGTGTTATGAACTTTCCTGTTTTCCTGTATTTGTAGGTTTACCTGACAGATTTGTCCACAAGAGAGAGCATCTTACTCTGCACAAATGAGAATCCGATTCTACAGTTGTCACTGCAAGATGACACAATATGGGTTGCAACAACTGATTCTTCTGTTTATGGATGGCCAGCTGAAGGGCGCACACCCCAAAAGGTTTTCCAAAAGGGTGGCTCATTTTTAGCTGGGAATTTGTCATTCTCAAGAGCAAGAGCTTCTTTAGAAGGATCTGCACCTGTAAGCATGATAGTTGTCTTCTTTTGTCAATTAAGTTTCTTTGTTGAAGACTGTTTTGAGCAATGATTCTGCATGCTGTATAATAACTTTATTCAATATTCACGTAATATGTGGTCCACAACTAGAGTTTCAGCTGCCATAGTTTATGCCATACTTGCACATATGGAAATTAACTTATCTATGCCATTTTTTGgagagtaaatttcataaacctacaactatttgcaccaaagtatcacaaaactacaacttttgagtcatatttcacaaaactacaactatttgtgCCCtgagtaacacaaaactacaacttctcgCTTCGGGTCCACCCGTCAGCCagacattttcacaaaactacaacatTTTCAGCTCGTGTGGCTGACGGGTGGGCCCAGAGTGAAAAGTTGTAGTTTTACGTTACTCAGGGcacaaatagttgtagttttgtgaaatataaCTCAAAagctgtagttttgtgatactttggtgcaaatagttgtaggtttgagaaatttactcttttttgGAAGACTTATTAGTGTTGGAACTAAGGTGTTCTGTAACAGAAATCTTGTAAGCTTAACCTTGAGATCAACCGGTTTTTCTTAAACTGCCCGCTAAGTCTTTCTTCTCAGTTTGGTATTCCCAGGATCTCACctatcttctttctcttcttcgaTACTATTGATACTTGATGCCTGATACAGTCAAATTTCTTTTTGACCCTTTGTTCTATTATCCTCATCTTTTGAGTCTTCTTTACTCATGAATCTTCTTCCCAGCATCTTTTCACTTATCTGCATAATGCTGTAATTATTTCACTGCCTGATCAACAGCAGTTTTGTCCACTCAGTTCTCATCTGCTAGTGAAATGTTAACTAATTGTGATTAATAAGTACTTGTGCCTTGTGGTCTATTCCATGTTAGGTCCCTGTATACAAAGAGCCATCTTCCGTTATTCCAGGAGTTCCAGCAATAATTCAGCATGAGATCATGAATAATAGAAGGCATGTGCTGACTAAGGTGatcacaagatttttttttttttttgggtgtcCTGCTGTTACTAAACTACAATGAGTGGCATCATGATATATGCACACATCTCCTTTTCTACAGGATACTGCTGGTTCAGTCAAACTATGGGAGATTACCCGAGGAGCTGTCATTGAAGACTTTGGCAAGGTTCTTgtttcttctcaatttcttggattttttttcctctcataAAGATATATATGCACACGTTAAGAATTAACATTTCTTATTTGAAACCCGTTTCAAAAGCACACAGTTCATACTGGATGCTCGAACAATCTAGATTTTGTTATAATGTTAAGCCACTTCATTTTGTTTATGCAGGTTTCATTTGAGGATAAGAAAAAGGAGTTGTTTGAGATGGTACTACCATGTTACTGATGAAGTTGTGATTCTACATTTTCTAAGAAAATTACTACCTattactatttattttgtttcgtAATTATTAGGTAAGCATACCTGCCTGGTTTACTATGGATGCTCGATTGGGATGCCTATCTGTCCACCTGGATACTCCACAATGCTTTTCTGCAGAAATATATGCGGTTGACTTAAATGTTGCTGGAGCACAGGAAGATCTTAAGGTTTGCACAGGAACATATGATTATGTGTACTAGTTACATCTGTTTTAACTCTTATTCATTCTTAAGAATTTGGTTGAGCTAATAGTTCAGTTCTGTTGTTAAGTTGCACTGGAAAGATCCTTTTCTTTATTGATGAGATTTTAATTCTTGTTATTGCTGAAAAGCATTCATGATACTTATCAGTAGTCACTTTGCCAAAATATGATTGCTTCGACCTGCAAGCGACTGTGCCCAAGCTCATCTTCTGAATGATTCTCCCAATAATTGTGCAGATTAATTTAGCCCAGGAGACCCTTCGTGGTTTGTTAGTTCATTGGAGCAAACGAAAGCAGAGGTCTAGTTCACACAGCTTGTCGAATGGTGACAGTTCAACAGTGAAAGATGTTCCATTGAAAGACTTACCCCATCCAAGATCTGAGGTGGATGATGGAACGGAAAACCATGCAACTCATGTGCTTCCTTCATTTGAGTTTTCTACGGTTTCACCTCCGTCAATCATCACGGAAGGTTCTAGTGGAGGACCATGGAGAAAGAGAATTACTGATTTGGATGGAACCGAGGGTGATCTCCCATGGTGGTGTGTGGACTGTGTCACACACAATCGATATCCAAAAGAGAATACAAAGTAATTGCTCACTTCAACCCCCTCTTTCTCCTGAAATGATATTTTCCCCTTGATATATCTTGAGACTTTCTTTGCTTTCAGTGGGAGATAGATTAACATGGAATAGAATAGCATCTTAGAGGGTCAAGCAACATTTAATAGCTTTGGCTAGTAAGACAAAACCTCTATGATCATCTGTTTCTAAATTTTAAGCTACTGCAGTTTCCAAGTTCTTCATGGTGCTTGATATGTCTCGGAACAGTTCAGTTATGGTATACTTTCATATTTTTTCCATCTAGCAGTGTTCTATCGAGTATGCTAGTTCACGCTAAGCTTCTATTTTTGAATGATTATTTATCCTTGAGTTCTGGTGAGCATATATTACCTTATTTCCCGCTGTTAGTTTTTTCCTTCACTATATCTTAGTAGGGAGAATCACATACAGACTTGCAGCAGAGCCAAATTTTATTGCAAAGTCCAAACAGGAGGGGCTACTGAAAAAATGCACTGAAAAAAGAAGTGTGCACGCATGTTGCATCAGCATGCATCAGTCTTAGTCTTACTGGAAAGAAGATATGAGCAAATGGAAATTTATGTATAATGCTTTCTGCATATATTAATGTGATAGTGCCCTAGGTAGCATAATTTTCATGAGGTAATTTTTGTCCTGATGTTTTCTTTTATTCAATGCAGATGTGGCTTTTATTTGCATCCTGCTGAAGGCTCACCTGCACCAAACATAACTCAAGGGAAACTCAGTGCTCCACGGATATTGCGGATTCACAAAGTAAGATGTCCTCAAAACCATTGATCCACAACAAATGCAAGATATTAAGTGTCGAATGGTGAATCCTCCATCACATAATGAATGATACAAGCAGCTATGTGGCGATGGATGGAAGAATCAGCTCTGCACGGGGTGCAACGTGAAAACTTCTAACTACTTACCTGTTTGCATGTCACGTTAAAACAGTTAACTAGATACTATTTTGCATGCGACCTTAAAATAGCAATCCTTTGGGATCCTGGATTTGCATGACTCGATAGCGTAGAGTTATATTATCGTTATGAAGAAATTTTGTTATTGTATAGATCACCTTTTATTCTCTCAAAGTTTACATCTATTCCATTTCGTTGTACAGGTAGGTAACTACGTGGTTGAGAAGCTCGTTCTCGACAAACCATTGGATGGAGGCTCTGACAGCACATTTGCTATGGGATTGACTTCTGGTCAATCACAACTCTCGGTGCTAGATAGTTCATCACGGCTTGGACTAAAACCATGGCAAAAACTGAAGCCATGTGTAGAGATATTGTGCAACAACCAGGCAAGCACTTTTATATATAGCCAGTGCATTCTATATTTAGATGTACCTTTCACCTACGTTAGGAACAAACGGAACAAAGACCCTGTTTCTGTGGGAAAATATTACAGAGAATATTTACAAAAAGCTTGTATTGCAACATATAAAAAGGCATCCATAAATAATTTTGTCAGGATCTTTTCCAGTTTTGTCCACTCTTTCATGCTACACCTACAAAAGGTACTACAAAAAATCTACTTACAGCTGACGTGGATGGCAATAACCTTGTCCAATGTGTCCACGTGAAACCTTTTAATTGATCATTTCAAATCAGCATGTAAAGTTTTTATCATCCACATCAGCAAGTAAAATTTTTGTAGACATTTTATGTAGGTGTAGCGGtactcccccctccccccatcAATAGCTTCCTATGATTATGGTTTTACTTTTAGTTCCCCATTTTTTTTCAGTtccatatttaaaaaaaaagttggcTGCAGTATACAAACAAATCATACAAATGCTCCTTTTGAACAGAATCCACAACCTCTCTGGTCAAACTATTTAGGGTTATTAGTTATAAGTTCtgccatatacatatatgctcTCATAATTGAAAAATCTTCCATTCCAGTTTGACCACATTAGTAATACAGACTTTCCTGGTACTTTATTTTGCGCATCATCAACATCTTCTGCTTGATTCTGTTCTTCACCTATAATTTTACCTTCATAAAGATAGTTACTATAATGTTTGAGGTTTTACTCAACTAAAGGGAAAGGCGCATGCTAAAATCTTGATTATGTTTGTGGCCTTCGTGTTCTAGAGCAAAGTGTTGTATAGTCTGAGTCTGTCTTGCTCAGTTTGCGCTAAACAGTACTCTGTGAAGCAGGTTCTATCGCCTGAGATGAGTTTGGCCACAGTGAGAACATATATTTGGAAGAAGCCGGAAGACTTGATTCTTCATTATAGAGTGGTCCAGTTGAGATGATTGCGGCTTCAAATGTACATGCTTACTTGGTTCACCAGATGTGTTCAGCATGTCTGTGCTGCGCAGATGGCGTTGTTGAAGATATGCATGGCTTAGAGAGGAAAACCATCATCTTACAGAAGGAAATATTTCGCTCATGTGCCGCCTTTCCCGGAAGTTTGCTTCTTTGTAAAGTAACTGATTTTGCTCTGCTAGTGAGATGTATCATATAGCACAGGTATAAGGTTCTCTGCTGGCTGCCAAGCTTGTAAATGTAGGGACTGGGTGCTTaataattttttccttttcttttacataTAAGTTTTGTAAGAAAAGCATCAGATGCTCTGCTCAAACCGTTCCGCCGTCAATGATTGGATTTCACCCTGTTGCATCGTCTTGGACCTGTTTGGTCCAGACGGAAAGAAAACGGGAACAATAAATTGGTTTCGGAAATTTTCTAGGGGGTGCAGAGGGTAATTTGTTTTGAGTATTCTGTTCTTTTGATGCTAGCCTAGCCTGCTTGTAGTGGCGGATTTGGAAGCAGTGCTGAGGAGCATGTCTAGAGTTGTCCTGACACTTTGCTGTCTGAAGATATTTTTCAAACAAAGTACAGAATCATACGAGGCATGTACAGCGATGTAAGTTTTTCCTAAAAAAGAGTTGAAGACAGGTCCTCCTGTGAGTATACAATATATTTAATTCCCTCTAAACTAATCTCAATCTATGAGCATCCATAAGTTGTATAATTGCTGCCTATAATATACGTAATAAAGCTTGTCCACTCCACTACATTATGGCTGTGTTTAGTTGGGTTTCTACCGGCTTGTGCTTGTGAGGAAGTTTAACTAAATAACTAGCTGTTGagttgatttttaaaaaattgaaaagctGGTTTAtaagaaaatgaactaaaagttgatttagaaatttttctgatttttattaTGCTCAAAAACTAccattttattaaaaaaaccaTCAGCCAAAAGTTAAAAACAAGAAGTCAACTTTTCAATCCACCCAACATTCGTGGTGCGGGTCCTCTCCACCCAAATCCCGTGGCCACCCTCTTTCTTTGGCCTTTTGTCACTGGAACTGGGGCCCGCGGCGGAAACGCTGTCAGCTAGGGCCCACCGAGAATGGGGATTCCGCTTTGCAGGTTTACCGCTCGACGGTCGCTTACAGGTGGGCCCTGCGTAACAGCCCGCCCGCCTGTACCAATTATAGTATTAATTAATTCCCCTGGCACCACGTGCTAGCCACAGCGCTCAGACCCACTGACGAGTGGGACCGAAAGAGTAACGGTGCTGGCCCACTCCGCTGCGGTGCCACCTGTCAGAGAGACGAGCCCGCCATTAGAACc
Proteins encoded:
- the LOC133905933 gene encoding uncharacterized protein LOC133905933; translation: MHRVGSAGNTACSSRPRKEKRFTYVLNDADDKKHCVGINCLTYLNGSAFGTSDYLFSGSRDGTLKRWELNNGDASFSATFESHVDWVNDAIIVGQKLVSCSSDTTLKVWNCFSDGACTRTLRQHSDYVICLAAAEKNSDIVASGGLGGEVFIWDLDAALAPVAKSVDAKEDEVPNGNSGPALTMLCNVNSSSNISSSNGQSHGYSPITAKGHKDSVYALAMNDTGTLLVSGGTEKVVRVWDPRTGSKNMKLRGHTDNIRALLLDSTGRYCLSGSSDSMIRLWDLGQQRCVHSYAVHTDSVWALASTPSFAHVYSGGRDQSVYLTDLSTRESILLCTNENPILQLSLQDDTIWVATTDSSVYGWPAEGRTPQKVFQKGGSFLAGNLSFSRARASLEGSAPVPVYKEPSSVIPGVPAIIQHEIMNNRRHVLTKDTAGSVKLWEITRGAVIEDFGKVSFEDKKKELFEMVSIPAWFTMDARLGCLSVHLDTPQCFSAEIYAVDLNVAGAQEDLKINLAQETLRGLLVHWSKRKQRSSSHSLSNGDSSTVKDVPLKDLPHPRSEVDDGTENHATHVLPSFEFSTVSPPSIITEGSSGGPWRKRITDLDGTEGDLPWWCVDCVTHNRYPKENTKCGFYLHPAEGSPAPNITQGKLSAPRILRIHKVGNYVVEKLVLDKPLDGGSDSTFAMGLTSGQSQLSVLDSSSRLGLKPWQKLKPCVEILCNNQVLSPEMSLATVRTYIWKKPEDLILHYRVVQLR